The window GGCCCCACAAAATGATGAGACACGATGCCAATTCGATCCCGCATCCCGAGCGAGACACGACGAGAGACCACAGCATCCGGATCATCAATGATCCGCTGCAACAGTTTCCGATACGTCCGCCACATCATGCTGAACATTGGGCGACCATCGTCGTGCAACGAATCCCAAACACGCCACCCTGAATCAAACAGCTCCGCCGCGCGACGGGTTTCGTCGAGCAACAAACAACGCAGCCTCGCGTCTTTTCGCGGATTCAACAGATCATCTTCTTCTAAACCATGTTGTTCATAGTGCTGACGAGGAAGATAAATCCGTCCCCGCGCGGCGTCTTCACTGACATCTCGCAAAATATTGGTCAACTGGAATGCCAAACCGCAGTCCACGGCGGCTTGCATCGGCAACGGCGAACGGAAGCCCCAAATATGCAAACACGCGATTCCAACCGCTGAAGCGACCAAGTAACAATAGTGTTCAAGTTGCTCAAACGTATCAAACCGGTTCTTCTGTTGATCCGCCATCACGCCATCGATAATCTCGAGTAGATATCGAGAGGGTATTTGATAGCGATCTGCCGCATGCCGCAGTGCTGGCATGATCTCCGTGGCATGTCGAACCAAATCGACGGACGAATTGGGAGGAATGTTCTCGACACCATCCGCCAATCGGATCGGCTGGCTTCCTTCTCCGATTAGATTCATCGCCGTGGTTTGACGCCACCATTGCAGCCAACTTCTACGCAAAGCAAGCGGTTCGTCGCAGTCACCCAAATCATCGGTCACGCGCGCGAAGGCATACAGCGCCGACATCGCGTCGCGTTTCGCTCGCGGCAACAACCAAAACGAGCGATAAAAGCTGCTTCCCGACCGACGCGAAATTCTTCGCACCGCCGCGTAGCTGGACATCAGTTGTTTGTGGTCAGATGTCATCGCGATGTTTCTCCACGAACACGTCCTGACCTAAACCGTTGCCACATCGCTTGACCGAGCAATCGCAGTTGCGTTGAACGACGAACGACCGGACGAACTCTTAACACGTCAAAATCAATCGCTTCAATCGCGTCGACGGTTGCGAGACCGCCCTCGACGAATAACTTTAGGTCCGCACTCAACCAACCCGGAACCAGATCCACCAAGGGCACCCCGCGGTGAAAGCGTTCTCGTGTTCGTTCGCACAGGAACTTGATCGCCTCGCGAACTTCGCTCGGAGTGGTTTGCCCCGAATCCAAACCCCGGCGAATGGTTTCTTCTTCAAACCCGAACCGGTGCATGATCGACTGCGGGAGATACACCCGACCGATCAAGCGGTCCCGCGAAACATCTTGCCAAAAATTCACCAACTGAAGCGCCGTGCAAATTTCGTCGGACAACAACACATTTTCATCGCTATCCGCATCCGCGAGTCGCAGGATCATTCGCCCGACCGGATTGGCCGACCGGCGACAGTAATCAAGCAATTGTTCTTCGTCGCGGTAACGCACGACCGATTGATCCTGGACAAATGCGTCCAAGAGATCATCCAGCAATTGCCTAGGAATCGAGAATCGATGCACCGTGTCCGCCAACGCCACAAAAATGCCGGCGATTTGGCCGTCTTGCCGTTTAGCCGAATACATCGCCGCAACCGCCTGCCGATACTCCGCCAACGCTTGGACGGCTTTTTCTGGCGTTCCCGACTCATCGGCGAGATCATCTGCCGTGCGGCAAAAGGCATACAAATCGTAGAAAGGCTGCCTTACAGCGCGCGGCAACAAACAAGTCGCCACGAGAAAATTCTCCCGGCTCGCTTTCGCAATCGCCCGGCATTCGGCTCGCGAATCCGCCAAACCGTCGCGAAAGCATCCGCGTCCGTCTTCTCCGTGAATGATCGAGGTGCTCTTTGCCGCCGAACGCCCCGACCCAGTGTTTTCCGATTCGGTGCCCCCAGACTCTGAGCGTCCCGAATCGGCGCACCCCGAACCTCGATTGGGCTCATCCGTGCGATCGAAGGTGGTGGCTGGGGGCAACGAGATACCTGGCTGAGGTCAACGTGAAATTGGGCCGTTGGACGTTTTGGGGCTTCTGCGGTTATTCTAGCGGATGACCAACTCATCAAGAACAAACAGGCTGATGCCCCCGTTTTGACGCCATCAGCGACCTCAAAAATTGACACCCATGAAAATCATTTTGGCGGCTCCCCGAGGTTTCTGTGCCGGGGTCAACAT of the Rhodopirellula baltica SH 1 genome contains:
- a CDS encoding phytoene/squalene synthase family protein; its protein translation is MTSDHKQLMSSYAAVRRISRRSGSSFYRSFWLLPRAKRDAMSALYAFARVTDDLGDCDEPLALRRSWLQWWRQTTAMNLIGEGSQPIRLADGVENIPPNSSVDLVRHATEIMPALRHAADRYQIPSRYLLEIIDGVMADQQKNRFDTFEQLEHYCYLVASAVGIACLHIWGFRSPLPMQAAVDCGLAFQLTNILRDVSEDAARGRIYLPRQHYEQHGLEEDDLLNPRKDARLRCLLLDETRRAAELFDSGWRVWDSLHDDGRPMFSMMWRTYRKLLQRIIDDPDAVVSRRVSLGMRDRIGIVSHHFVGPLYRRLPVPPLELMTVEEPVSTRGDEPV
- the hpnC gene encoding squalene synthase HpnC — translated: MADSRAECRAIAKASRENFLVATCLLPRAVRQPFYDLYAFCRTADDLADESGTPEKAVQALAEYRQAVAAMYSAKRQDGQIAGIFVALADTVHRFSIPRQLLDDLLDAFVQDQSVVRYRDEEQLLDYCRRSANPVGRMILRLADADSDENVLLSDEICTALQLVNFWQDVSRDRLIGRVYLPQSIMHRFGFEEETIRRGLDSGQTTPSEVREAIKFLCERTRERFHRGVPLVDLVPGWLSADLKLFVEGGLATVDAIEAIDFDVLRVRPVVRRSTQLRLLGQAMWQRFRSGRVRGETSR